One window of Chionomys nivalis chromosome 10, mChiNiv1.1, whole genome shotgun sequence genomic DNA carries:
- the LOC130882897 gene encoding cysteine-rich protein 1: MPKCPKCDKEVYFAERVTSLGKDWHRPCLKCEKCGKTLTSGSHAEHEGKPYCNHPCYSAMFGPKGFGRGGAESHTFK, translated from the exons ATGCCGAAGTGTCCCAAGTGCGACAAGGAGGTGTATTTCG CTGAGCGAGTGACATCACTAGGCAAGGACTGGCATCGCCCCTGTCTGAAGTGTGAGAAATGTGGAAAGACATTGACCTCTGGGAGCCATGCCGAG CATGAAGGCAAGCCCTACTGCAACCATCCCTGCTACTCAGCCATGTTTGGTCCCAAAG gcttTGGGAGAGGTGGAGCCGAGAGCCACACTTTCAAGTAG
- the LOC130883093 gene encoding cysteine-rich protein 2 has translation MASKCPKCDKTVYFAEKVSSLGKDWHKFCLKCERCNKTLTPGGHAEHDGKPFCHKPCYATLFGPKGVNIGGAGSYIYEKPLAEGPQVTGPIEVPVVRTEERKTSGPPKGPSKASSVTTFTGEPNMCPRCNKRVYFAEKVTSLGKDWHRPCLRCERCSKTLTPGGHAEHDGQPYCHKPCYGILFGPKGVNTGAVGSYIYDKDPEGTVQP, from the exons ATGGCCTCCAAGTGTCCCAAGTGTGACAAGACCGTGTACTTCG CCGAGAAGGTGAGCTCCCTGGGCAAGGACTGGCACAAGTTCTGTCTCAAATGCGAGCGCTGCAACAAGACACTGACCCCGGGGGGCCACGCTGAGCATGATGGGAAGCCCTTCTGCCACAAACCCTGCTATGCCACACTGTTTGGACCCAAAG GCGTGAATATAGGGGGCGCTGGTTCCTACATCTATGAGAAGCCCCTGGCTGAGGGCCCTCAGGTCACTGGCCCCATCGAGGTCCCTGTGGTGCgaacagaggagaggaagacCAGCGGACCGCCCAAAGGTCCCAGCAAAG CCTCTAGTGTCACTACATTCACGGGGGAACCTAACATGTGTCCTCGATGCAACAAGAGGGTGTACTTTG CTGAGAAGGTGACCTCTCTGGGCAAGGATTGGCACCGGCCCTGCTTGCGCTGTGAGCGCTGCTCCAAGACGCTGACTCCCGGCGGGCATGCTGAG CATGACGGCCAGCCCTACTGCCACAAGCCTTGCTATGGAATTCTCTTTGGACCCAAGG GAGTGAATACCGGTGCTGTGGGCAGCTATATCTATGACAAGGACCCTGAAGGCACAGTTCAGCCTTAG